The Akkermansia muciniphila genome contains a region encoding:
- a CDS encoding trypsin-like peptidase domain-containing protein, with amino-acid sequence MSLFLGGMSLAGNVSSMADLQKHVHEVASRATATTVALVSDGGETGSGVIVTPQGLILTAAHVVGGDEIMRVVFADGRVVKGRVLGANFTRDAAMVQIIGGGNYPHVELGESDGLHVGDFVVALGHSKGFDPERRAPIRMGRLCTDGKQRFLISECTLIGGDSGGPLFDLSGKLVGIHSSIGPMLKINNHVPVSVFRKDWDSLLAGKHWGQLGLHPMADPESPVLGFAMMDVLGVDGVVVQDVVVNSPADTAGIKPGDVITHMDSRSLRSVRDMLRELGRHRPGETVPVVVVRKGTAYKADLTFGRRGDLMSGLKHEEETQG; translated from the coding sequence ATGTCCCTGTTTTTAGGGGGAATGAGCCTGGCGGGAAATGTCTCTTCCATGGCGGATTTGCAGAAGCATGTGCATGAGGTGGCTTCCAGGGCCACGGCTACCACGGTGGCTCTGGTTTCCGACGGAGGGGAGACGGGTAGCGGGGTGATCGTCACGCCGCAGGGCCTTATTTTAACGGCGGCCCACGTGGTGGGCGGTGATGAAATCATGCGCGTGGTCTTTGCGGACGGGCGCGTGGTCAAGGGCCGCGTGCTGGGCGCCAACTTTACGCGGGACGCCGCCATGGTGCAAATCATCGGAGGCGGAAACTATCCCCATGTGGAGCTGGGGGAATCAGACGGGCTGCATGTAGGTGACTTTGTGGTGGCGCTGGGCCATTCCAAGGGATTTGACCCGGAGCGCCGTGCTCCCATCCGCATGGGACGGTTGTGCACGGACGGAAAGCAGCGTTTCCTTATTTCGGAATGCACGCTGATCGGCGGGGACTCCGGCGGCCCCCTCTTTGACTTGTCCGGCAAGCTGGTGGGCATTCATTCCTCCATAGGCCCCATGTTGAAAATCAACAACCATGTTCCCGTCTCCGTGTTCCGGAAGGACTGGGACAGCCTGCTTGCCGGGAAACACTGGGGCCAGCTTGGCCTTCACCCCATGGCTGACCCGGAATCTCCCGTTCTGGGATTTGCCATGATGGACGTGCTGGGCGTGGACGGCGTGGTAGTGCAGGACGTGGTGGTGAACTCCCCGGCGGATACCGCGGGCATCAAGCCCGGTGATGTCATTACCCACATGGACAGCCGGAGCCTGCGTTCCGTGCGGGACATGCTCCGTGAGCTGGGCAGGCACCGCCCCGGGGAAACTGTTCCGGTGGTGGTGGTGAGGAAAGGAACTGCCTACAAGGCGGACCTTACATTCGGCAGGCGCGGAGATTTGATGTCCGGCCTGAAACATGAAGAAGAGACTCAGGGATGA
- a CDS encoding transglycosylase domain-containing protein: MGLNDKSRKRNAGSWRERIQDDEAASRPPTERRKRSAPRPSYPGLPPEAPGPAVIPGPTRRTGKSRGGSSRNDAPPPRPRRISRPAPPEEYDDYDEPGEAPRSARPGRPRKPRFTIFGALLFVLLMPFRFIGSLTRNIQWFVRWPLRILLGCCFAGIVIGSILVFLYGTISNRYDISEVKSNIPERTVILDRKNRTIGTLHGENRKRVSLQEVPPIFIDALILREDNRFYDHGGVDWIGVGRAFAQVLKHKRATQGASTLTMQLAKITYNHQERNLHAKLTEVALAKRIEATYTKDEILETYINRIFWGHTFLGIAAAARGYYDKEPRDLSLSECATLAGIIYGPNDFSPIKHPEEAKKVRDIVLGLLEKEGKITRVQYEAALAEPIVTRMPQSRSEENYAMGLVRRELDAILEEEDIRLGGLVVHTTLDLDLQNATLDAINKHMEALEARKDFRKHLASLQARREKKGILKNKLTTKAEYEAALAAWKALPPERKEGTQPPMPNYIQSAAVVMDNATGALLAVVGGRDAEESKLNRAIQSRRQTGSLFKPFIYATFFQQGNSADTRISDDRIGYGEIRGAANWSPRNSDGTYRGMKPASFGLILSRNTMSVRIGNRAGLSNVIQSAQLAGFHGNISRTPALYLGTWEASPLDIASAYSVFANGGVRPTPYIIDHITDSRGQPRFAITRSKRTVYTQRAANITSSILQQVCKPGGTAGRITTLGFKPPCGGKTGTTNNYTNAWFAGYTSNLTCSVWVGFDSSTKILEKGYGGTLALPVWVDIMLAAQKEGYPANAIRTSPGSEGQAVLVCRESNQLAHSGCQYAKTAYFETSAGYHAPTKMCEKHIPMAEPDTEENIPFAEPLDGSDDNIPLAEPVEETDGIPYATPI, translated from the coding sequence ATGGGTTTAAACGACAAATCACGGAAACGAAATGCCGGCTCCTGGCGGGAACGCATCCAGGACGATGAAGCGGCTTCCCGTCCCCCAACGGAACGCAGGAAGAGGTCTGCCCCCCGCCCGTCCTATCCCGGCCTGCCGCCAGAGGCCCCCGGTCCGGCCGTGATTCCCGGGCCCACCCGCAGAACCGGGAAATCCCGCGGCGGTTCTTCCCGGAATGATGCGCCGCCGCCCCGTCCGCGCCGCATTTCCCGGCCCGCACCGCCGGAGGAGTATGATGACTACGATGAACCCGGAGAGGCCCCCCGCTCCGCACGCCCGGGAAGGCCGCGCAAGCCGCGTTTTACGATTTTCGGAGCCCTGCTCTTCGTCCTGTTGATGCCGTTCCGCTTTATCGGCTCCCTGACGCGGAATATCCAGTGGTTCGTCAGATGGCCCCTGCGCATCCTGCTGGGGTGCTGCTTTGCGGGCATCGTGATAGGCTCCATCCTGGTATTCCTGTACGGCACCATTTCCAACCGCTATGACATTTCCGAGGTCAAGAGCAATATTCCGGAACGCACGGTGATTCTGGACCGCAAGAACCGCACCATCGGCACCCTGCACGGGGAAAACCGCAAGCGCGTCTCCCTCCAAGAGGTTCCCCCCATTTTCATTGACGCCCTGATCCTGCGTGAAGATAACCGCTTTTACGACCACGGCGGCGTGGACTGGATAGGCGTTGGCCGCGCCTTCGCGCAGGTGCTCAAGCACAAGCGGGCCACGCAGGGGGCGTCCACCCTCACCATGCAGCTTGCCAAAATCACGTACAACCACCAGGAGCGCAACCTGCACGCCAAGCTGACGGAAGTGGCGCTGGCAAAACGCATTGAAGCCACTTACACGAAAGACGAGATTCTGGAGACCTATATCAACCGCATTTTCTGGGGCCATACCTTCCTGGGGATTGCGGCTGCGGCGCGCGGGTATTACGACAAGGAGCCGCGGGACCTTTCCCTGTCGGAGTGCGCCACCCTGGCCGGCATTATTTACGGCCCGAACGATTTCTCCCCCATCAAGCATCCGGAGGAAGCCAAGAAGGTGCGGGACATCGTCCTGGGCCTGCTGGAAAAGGAGGGGAAGATCACCCGGGTGCAGTATGAGGCGGCTCTGGCGGAACCAATCGTTACCCGGATGCCCCAGTCCCGGTCAGAGGAGAATTACGCCATGGGCCTGGTGCGCCGGGAGCTGGACGCCATTCTGGAGGAAGAAGATATCCGCCTGGGCGGCCTGGTGGTCCACACCACGCTGGACCTTGACCTGCAGAACGCCACGCTGGACGCCATCAACAAGCACATGGAAGCGCTGGAAGCGCGCAAGGATTTCAGGAAGCACCTGGCTTCCCTGCAAGCCAGGCGGGAGAAGAAGGGAATCCTCAAGAACAAGCTGACCACCAAGGCGGAATATGAAGCGGCCCTGGCCGCCTGGAAGGCGCTCCCCCCGGAACGGAAGGAAGGGACGCAGCCTCCCATGCCCAATTACATCCAGTCCGCCGCCGTAGTCATGGACAACGCCACCGGGGCGCTTCTCGCCGTCGTCGGCGGCCGGGATGCGGAGGAATCCAAGCTGAACCGCGCCATCCAGTCACGCAGGCAGACCGGCTCCCTGTTCAAGCCGTTCATTTACGCCACCTTTTTCCAGCAGGGCAATTCCGCGGATACCCGCATTTCCGACGACCGCATCGGCTATGGGGAGATACGCGGAGCCGCCAACTGGTCCCCCCGCAACTCGGACGGCACGTACCGGGGCATGAAGCCGGCCTCCTTCGGCCTCATTCTTTCCCGCAACACCATGTCCGTACGCATCGGCAACCGGGCCGGATTGTCCAACGTCATCCAGTCCGCCCAGCTGGCGGGCTTCCACGGGAATATTTCCCGCACTCCGGCCCTTTACCTGGGCACGTGGGAAGCCTCTCCGCTGGACATCGCCAGCGCTTACAGCGTTTTTGCCAACGGCGGCGTACGCCCCACGCCGTATATCATTGACCACATTACGGATTCCAGGGGGCAGCCGCGCTTTGCCATCACCAGGAGCAAGCGCACCGTATACACCCAGCGGGCGGCCAATATCACTTCCTCCATCCTCCAGCAGGTCTGCAAACCCGGAGGCACGGCAGGCAGGATCACCACCCTGGGCTTCAAGCCCCCCTGCGGCGGCAAGACCGGGACCACGAACAATTACACGAACGCGTGGTTCGCCGGATATACTTCCAACCTCACGTGCAGCGTCTGGGTGGGCTTTGACTCCTCCACCAAGATTCTGGAAAAAGGGTACGGCGGCACATTGGCCCTGCCCGTCTGGGTGGACATCATGCTGGCGGCCCAGAAGGAGGGCTACCCCGCCAACGCCATCCGAACCAGCCCCGGTTCGGAAGGCCAGGCCGTGCTCGTCTGCCGGGAGTCCAACCAACTGGCCCATTCCGGCTGCCAGTATGCCAAAACGGCTTATTTTGAAACTTCCGCAGGCTACCATGCCCCCACCAAAATGTGTGAAAAGCACATCCCCATGGCGGAGCCGGATACGGAGGAGAATATTCCCTTTGCGGAGCCGCTTGACGGCAGTGATGATAATATCCCCCTGGCCGAGCCCGTGGAAGAGACGGACGGCATCCCCTACGCCACCCCCATCTGA
- a CDS encoding DNA recombination protein RmuC, which translates to MNSPLIPWIAALLLLAACAVLLVFLLRYRDRSVRLEAEARSWQERAEDRTQMLHRAEEVLKDSFAGISAEVLRNSEKQFLNLAETRLQNQRQQANHELESRKQAIESMLKPVSESLKLVQSRLGEMEKERVGAYTDLRTQIRYILSGNEALKNETARLSQALHHNSARGQWGELQLRRVVELAGMVEYCDFTTQETRSREEDRVRPDMVVHLPGGRSIIIDAKAPMTSYLSAGQTDRQEERRQLMSRHAADVKRHLQQLSAKNYFAQFSPCPEFVIMFLPGEAFFQAALEADPSLIEFGAENKVILSTPSTLIALLKTVAYGWKQEQLADNAKKISEAGADLFNTCSILTGHFSSLGKSLNQAVAQYNKTVSSFEHRFIPRAQRLKNLGVTSTKDLPGNLEDITLQAKSADISPPL; encoded by the coding sequence ATGAATTCCCCCCTGATCCCCTGGATTGCGGCCCTTCTGCTGCTGGCCGCCTGCGCGGTGCTGCTGGTTTTCCTGCTGCGCTACCGTGACCGCTCCGTCCGCCTGGAGGCGGAAGCCCGCTCCTGGCAGGAACGGGCGGAGGACAGAACCCAGATGCTCCACCGGGCGGAGGAGGTGCTCAAGGATTCCTTCGCGGGCATCAGCGCGGAGGTCCTGCGCAATTCGGAAAAACAATTCCTGAACCTGGCGGAAACCCGGCTTCAGAACCAGCGCCAGCAGGCCAACCATGAACTGGAATCCCGCAAGCAGGCCATTGAGTCCATGCTGAAGCCGGTGAGCGAGTCCCTGAAACTCGTCCAGTCCCGGCTGGGAGAGATGGAGAAGGAGCGCGTGGGCGCCTATACGGACCTGAGAACGCAGATCCGCTATATCCTTTCCGGGAACGAGGCCCTGAAGAATGAAACCGCCAGGCTTTCCCAGGCCCTCCACCACAACAGCGCGCGCGGCCAGTGGGGGGAACTCCAATTGCGCCGCGTGGTGGAACTGGCCGGAATGGTGGAGTACTGTGATTTCACCACGCAGGAAACCCGTTCCAGGGAAGAGGACCGGGTGCGCCCGGACATGGTAGTCCACCTGCCGGGAGGCCGTTCCATCATCATTGACGCGAAGGCGCCCATGACCTCCTACCTCAGCGCGGGACAGACGGACAGGCAGGAGGAGCGCCGCCAGTTGATGAGCCGCCATGCCGCAGACGTGAAAAGGCACCTCCAGCAGTTGAGCGCCAAGAATTACTTTGCCCAGTTTTCCCCGTGCCCGGAATTCGTGATCATGTTCCTTCCGGGGGAGGCCTTTTTCCAGGCGGCGCTGGAAGCGGACCCCTCCCTGATTGAGTTCGGCGCGGAGAACAAGGTTATCCTCTCCACTCCTTCCACCCTGATCGCCCTGTTGAAAACCGTCGCGTACGGGTGGAAGCAGGAACAACTGGCGGACAACGCCAAGAAAATCTCGGAGGCGGGAGCGGACCTGTTCAACACCTGCTCCATCCTCACGGGCCACTTTTCCTCCCTGGGCAAGAGCCTGAACCAAGCGGTGGCCCAGTATAACAAGACCGTCTCCTCCTTTGAGCACCGCTTCATTCCCCGGGCGCAGAGGCTGAAAAACCTGGGCGTCACGTCCACCAAGGATTTGCCCGGCAATCTGGAAGACATCACCTTACAGGCAAAATCCGCGGACATTTCTCCCCCTCTTTAA
- a CDS encoding SDR family NAD(P)-dependent oxidoreductase, with product MKKAIIIGATSGIGKALAKTLINDNYEVGITGRRTELLNELKAENTEKYYIQTLDVADTERAIEAIEKLVEELGGLDLLIISSGTGDINKTLDFQIEKRTIDVNVTGFTSIADWTFNFFEKQKYGHLVVISSVAGLRGEWQAPSYNATKAYQINYAEALRKKAKKVKSQIFVTDIRPGFVNTDMAKGEGLFWVANVDKAVKQIYSAIRRKKGVAYITKRWCFVAMILKRLPNFIYDKM from the coding sequence ATGAAGAAAGCAATAATTATTGGTGCAACCTCAGGAATTGGAAAAGCATTGGCGAAAACGCTAATAAATGATAACTATGAGGTTGGAATAACAGGCAGGCGTACAGAACTCCTTAATGAATTAAAAGCAGAAAATACAGAAAAATATTATATCCAAACACTTGATGTTGCAGATACCGAAAGAGCGATAGAAGCTATAGAAAAATTGGTTGAAGAACTCGGTGGATTGGATTTACTTATTATCAGTTCAGGAACGGGTGATATAAATAAAACGTTAGATTTTCAAATAGAAAAAAGAACAATAGATGTGAATGTAACAGGATTTACAAGTATTGCAGATTGGACATTTAATTTCTTCGAGAAGCAAAAATATGGACATTTAGTTGTTATCAGTTCCGTTGCAGGGCTTCGAGGAGAATGGCAAGCTCCTTCGTATAATGCTACGAAAGCATATCAAATAAATTATGCGGAAGCATTAAGAAAGAAAGCAAAAAAAGTAAAATCGCAAATATTTGTTACGGATATACGACCAGGGTTCGTTAATACAGATATGGCAAAAGGTGAAGGTCTGTTTTGGGTTGCAAATGTTGATAAAGCTGTAAAGCAAATTTATAGTGCTATCAGGCGAAAAAAAGGAGTTGCATATATCACTAAACGCTGGTGTTTCGTTGCTATGATTCTAAAACGACTGCCAAATTTCATTTATGATAAAATGTGA